TCTGGGGACAGGCCGCAGAGAGACGACCTGCTCTGCTCAGGAAGAGCCGTAACCAGTGTCCAGCTGCTCCCTGGTGCAAGGAAGGCCCAGCTCTCCCCACTTGTGCGCCCCCGTGCACTGAGAAACAAGAGTCGTGGCGCAGCTGACACCaagagcccctgtgcatccattTCACGCCCCCTTCACCTGGCTCTGCAGAGCGGGTGATCCGGGCCGCAGCGACACACAGTGGATAGGTTCAGATCTCAATTACACCCGGCTCAAGCCGGAGAACACGTCACCAGCAGGGGGCTGCTCCGGATTGACACCAGGAGGAACGAGAGCAGGCCTGAGCCCAGCGATGCAGGGGCGCCCGACGCGGCACTGAGCACTTGCCCGGGGCCTGCTCCGCACTGAAAGTTAAGAGGCATCGCTAAGGATTGAGGCTCTCGCCAGGGGCTGTCCCTCGGGGGAGGAGCAGATGTTGCCAGCTGGTGGAGATCGCCAGTAGCCAAACGATGGCAAGGCGGCAAATGGCGCAGCAGCCATGGGTTGCGGCTGCCCCCTTGCAAGCAGGGAGAGCGCATGGGACACTCCTGCATGTACTCCTTGTGCTTCTGACACCCCAGACCACAGTGCGGTGCCCAGGCTACCCATCCATGGTGCCCTCTGTACCTCTCCTCCGGGCcctcagccccccttcctcctcctctccctcgcTGTCAGAGGAGCTGATGAGGACGGGGCTTTGGAGGGAATCGCCGGCAGAGCCCGAGCCGCTGCAGAAGACCGAGGAGTTGGACCACTCTTCTGAAGTGGAGAGGTAATAGAAGTAGCCGCGGGGGGAGTAGCAGCTGCTGTCCCCAGAGGCCAGGGTGGTAGGGAAGCTGGCGTTTGAGGTGCTGGAGCCTTTGCCTGAGAGGGAGATGGGAGAGGCCTCTCCCGAGCAGGCTGCGAGATGCGTGCAATCAGCAGGACTGGATGTCCACGTGGCATCTGCTGCATGGCTCCCGGTGGCCCGCAGAGACCTCCCAACCTCCGACGCTCCCTCGCTGCTGCAGCCCCCTGAGCCATTCTGCTTCTCACCGCCAGCTGGCAAGGCGAGAGCCTCGGAGTcccccagagggcaggagggagccgaGATCCGTAGGGACCAGAGTGAGGGCATGACAGTCTTCTGGGAGGGTGGTTCTGTGGGCTCGGTGTCACTTCGGAGCTGCTCAATGGAGTTATCTACCAAGCCAAAGGCACATATTACATGGGGGGCTGGGCCGCGCTCTCTCCTCTGTGTCTTCAGCACATGGACACAAgctcccccccaccgcccccggTCTCTCTTCTGTCCCATTGTGCCACCTGGCCACTGCTGGCGCAAgaaccttctcctctgcagctacCGCTGTCTGAAACAGCCTCCCCTCTATTTCTGCTCTTCACCTTTCCCCACTTATCTCCTCCTGGCCTCCTCACCGCCTGGTCCAACCCTAGAGGGGGTTTCTTGAACCTTTCTGCCCCAACTCTCCTACCTACCACAGCCGGAAGTAAGTTTTCTCCTTTGCCTAACGGATTATTTAACCCCTGCAAAGCGTTGGAGGGATACACTTTGTATCTCGTGAGGACGGAGGCTGTCTATTTCCCGAACGTTCAtccaaaccagcaagtgacccatgccccatgctgcagaggaagacgcAGCGACCCTGGGGGATTttccagtctgacctgggggaaaattccttcacgccccaaatatggcaatcagttagaccagtagcgtgtgggcaagacccaccagccagacacctgggaacaagttctctgtagtaactcagagccccccccacccagggtcccacactggagatatttgctaataagAATCGCGGGTAGGCAGtcatcatcccatcccctccataactTGTCATGCTCAGTCTTACGCACACAGCCGCTTTCAAAGAGTCAAGTCTGACAAACGACATTCCCAGCCTTCTCACTAGATCCCAGACAACAGAGAGGGAAGCCTGGTTTTGGTTCCCATCCATCGGCAGGATTAGCCCTACAGTATGTTCCTTCTCTTGTGCTAGGAGCAGTGGAGCTTTCAACAGCCCTCTCCATCCAGCGCTTGGAATACGGGAATTAGCACTAGTTATTAAACACTGGAAGGATTTgcaaaaaaaatctctattttcATTACCCCATTTTCTTTTTGCCTTTCAGGCAGCTTGGGGGCAGTTATTACatgtattacagcagcaccttgaggccacagctgagatcagggttCTATCgggctaggtgctgcacagacatgaGACAGTCGCTCACAATCGGAGTAGACAAAGGCAGGAGAGGGGCgggaaactcaggcacagaagtgaattgcccaaggccacagagcagatcagtggcagagccaggaatagaaactaGATTCCTAGGTCGTCatccagtgctctacccactaggtcacactgcctGTAAAGTTGACCAGCCAGTTTCTAATTCGCATGCATCTGGCACAGTGTTCTCTTCGGGCTACGAACTGCAGAGGAATTAGTAAATACCTCTCCCATCCTCACCCACGGAAGTGTATTTTAAAAGGAACTACGTGAATATAGTCCAATTCATGCTGAATTTCCTGAAAAATCCTTGACACAAAATGTAAGTGCCGGGCCTGAAACGGTCGGTTCTGTTTTTCCCCTAGAATAAAGAGGCTCCATTTTTTTGCCCCATTCACGTGATGGAGGTGGAGAATCAGGTCTCAGACAAAGGAGAAAAAGCCTTAATTCCCAGTTCTTTTGCTCCCTCTGgtatcttgggggtgggggagaggaatcaATCAGGAGAGGTGGCACATGGAGGAGAGCCAGAGGCTTAGCTATTGATGTGATGTGGAAGATGCccagacactacagtgatgggcagcaaGATCCAACCCTAAGGCAGATGGATTCGGTTGGAGCAGCCGCCCCCAGGAGGGGCGGCTCAGCCGATCACAGCGGCGTACCTGAAAGGCTGACGCAGGTCTCTGACAGGAGGCTCTCGAGGGAGGTCCCTGCAGCATTCCCctgagcaagagagagaggcAACGTTAATCCGATTACTGCGCCCGCGGACAAACACCTCCACAGAGCAGAACCGACCAGGGCCCGTCGAGGGGAAGAGGAAACCAGCCCCAAGGCAGAGATCTTCAGCGGCAGATAGAGCCGTAGCTAGAGATGAAGCTTTCACAACAGCAGGGGGCGATATGTGTTGCTCCACATGGAGCGAGACGGGTTTAATTAAGACGTGGGCCTCTGCATTTGAAAAACACGGACGCGGTTTTACAGCAACTCTCTCGGGGGGCGTCCGTCCCACCAGCTCAGGGCAATCAGACTCAGCAATTAGCTAGCCTTGGAACAAGGAGTGGGACACGTGGGGTAGGTGAACAGCGCAGCTGGAGGTGCAACTCCCGGCTCAGGGAGATGGACTCGCACTAGCTTAGCTCAAGCTAACGCGCtcctaacagtggcagagctgtggcgGGCACAGGCAGCAACTCGGACTGGCTGCCTGACTGCAATCCCGCCTGAGACCCTGGGCATGAACTCGGGTCTCATGCAGCTGCAGCCATGTTGTTATCTTGATCAAAGCTAGCGCGGGCATGTCAGCCGGAGCTGGAAACTACACCGCCAGCTGCAGGCGTGCCCGCGATGCCACAGCCGCGTGTGTCGGGGCAGCCTGAGAGCAGAGGGCACCTAgagcccctcccctccgcccGGCACACGTCACTTCCTCAGGCTCCTTTTCCTACAGGAGGAGAATGGGCTCATTAGAGCTGCTCGCCAATGGTGGTTCCGGCCCCCACCGTTTAGTTCCTTACACAATTCCCCAGCCGTCGGGAAGGGTTTGCAGCCTTTGGAGCCCAGCCTGATGGAAAATGGCACAGCCCTGGGGGTTTGGAGAGAGGCCACAGACCGGAGAGGAGAGGACATCAAAATTTCAGCCAGAAATAAACGAGCTACGCCAACAGTTGTTCTAACGCTGGCCTCTGGATAAACTCCAGCCTCTCCTGATGGCTTCCCAGCACTTCCACGGGGCTAGTGATTGACTAACCAGCATCTTCTGGAACGCCTCGGCCGTggcctccttccccagctgggggGCGCCGTCCCCCGCAGCATCGGCCTCCTCTTGCGGACACCGCACAGCATGACCCAGCCGGACCAGCTCCTCCCCTATATCGAGGCTCTGAAGGGGAAACAGGAAGGGGCAGCGAGTTGCAGGCTGACGACAGCACAAGGGGAAGAGACTCTAAGGGGGTgccgctcggggagggggggccagagaggaagCAGCACTGGTGGTTTGGGGAACGATACAGataggtgtgagagagagagagagagagagagagagatggacggGAGTTTGACTGAATCCTGATCTCAATATATGCAGAGACGAGCCCACTCCGGGCTCACCAGGCTCTGGTTACCAGCGGCCGCACCAAGGGGAGTGGAGATGCAGAAACGTGCTGCTCTACACACCCCTTGTCAGCAAACGCTGTGTTCGCAAGGGGAGCCCACAGCCTGCCAGACAACCCGGCCTCCAGCGCTCACCTGTCCGTGGCTGGTGTCGTACAGCTGGATGCGCGGCCAGGTACAGACCCCAGACTGGACGTAACTGGAAATCTTCGCCAGCAGGGGCTTCCACTCGGCACAACACGTGAGGCGATCGAACTCGTCCAGGGCGTCCtcttcccactgctcccctgtGGAGAAAAACCCAGCCTCTGCTACTCAGTCTGACTCCCCGGGACACAGAGAGAGAACCCCACGGAGCTAAGTGCAGGCGGGTCTGGAAATGGGAGATTTCAGCATCAACCAGCCACTTGGCAACCATCGAGAGCCGCCTCTCCCTGGGCGCTGCCCGAGCCCAGCTGGGCTACCCTGCCGGCAGCCCAGTTGGTTACCTTGCAGGGATGTGTCACAACCGAGAGCACCTCGCCCCTGGCTTCGCCACTCACCCGCAGGGGCGATCCCAGCAAGGCTGCACTCGATGGCCTGAAAGGGCAGACTCAGGAAGTCGCTCCTAGcagaaagggaggggaggaaCCATTGTGAACAGCGATACGACCCCAGCACCCGGAGGCCCCCGCAGCTGGTGAAATTGGTCAGGTCTGCCCTGCTAAGCCGCATCTCTCTGCGTTAGCAGGGATCTGCACATGTTAGCACGAGATCCCTGCGGTGTCACTGCACCCATCCTCATCCTTCATGTGCAAGGAGTTCCACACCCCGGACAGTCGTTAGCTCGGCCATTCAACCCCCTTGAGATAGCGgctctccccattttacagaaaccgAGGTGCAGAGCAAGCCAGGAGGCTTCCCCGGAATCCCACAGCAAATCAGCGGCaggaatgggacccaggagtcctgctccacGCCCCCAGCCCTAGCCTACGCTCTCCCTCTTCACCGCCCTCCCCGCTGCACGTACCGCAAGGCTCGCAGTGCCTCTAGCGGGGCTTCCCCGTTATCCCCGAAGTCGACATAATACAGATCCAAGTTGCCGTTCTCCAGGGTGCCCAGGACTCGGGCCCGGTACCAGGCGCCGTGATCGGCATACGGGGCAGCCACGATGTCGCCTACCCGGACGTTGGGGAATTCGGGCTGGTGAGACaagaaggaggggcagggagTCACACGCGCAGCTTCTCGGGGCTAGAACGGGAAGCGATGCCGGTtcaagcagcaggggaggaagagaaCGATTAACCCCTCTTCGGCTAGCGGGCCGGGGGCGGGGATACATCATTCCATTCAGCTGCGGCAGGTTTACCCAGCCATCGCGTCGGGCGGGGCACGCCACGGCAAACACTCACCGACTGGCTGCTGCTCCCGTAGTACTGGGACATCTCGCCGGTCAGCTTGTCGAGCTGCAGGCTGCGGGAGCCGACGATCTGGATCCAGAAGTGGCTGGGGTTCTCCGAGGCCGAGACGTAAACCTCCAGGTGTTCATCCGCGTGGAAGCTGAAGTCGGGGCTGGGGACTGAGAGGGGCATTCAGCAGTGAgcaagaggggaaggggaggcccAGGGCGACCCAGAGCGGGAGGCAGAGGGTACGAGTTCAAGTGTGGGCTGCTGATCCAGACGGAGGGACAAGGgtcttggggtgggtggggggagacaacAGTTCACCGCATGTGAGAAGCTTTGAGGAGAGACTCGCGGGTAGATCTGCAGGCACCCCACTGGTCTCCACTCAGCTCGCCGGAGAGGAGTGGCACACCGCAACCCCGCTCAGAGCAGGTGTGTGGAGAACAAAGTGGGAGCAGCCAGCTAAGATACCTTCCATCCTGGCAGCACGGCAAAGGTGCCCCTGTGAGGAAGGGTCTTGGTGCCCTAAGGACACGGATAGAGCGGCACATGGTCCCACTGGGCAGGTCGGCTGCTGTGAGTCAGGGTCGCGGTGCAAGGGAGAGGGCGAGCCCCAGGGACCCAAGCCCTGGGCAATCCACAGAGTGACGCTACATGACatgctactataaggtgggtgcataactggctggataaccgtactcagagagttcttactaatggttcccaatcctgctggaaaggcgtaacgagtggggttccgcaggggtctgttttgggaccggctctgttcaatatcttcattaacgacttagatattgacATAGAAAGtccgcttattaagtttgcagatgataccaaactgggagggattgcaactgctttggaggacagggtcataattcaaaatgatctggacaaattggagaaatggtttgaggtaaacaggatgaagtttaacaaagacaaatgcaaagtgggAAGAGAAAaggtaggaagaaaaaaatcagtttcacacatacagaatgggaagagactgtctaggaaggagtacggcagaaagggatctaggggttatagtggaccacaagctaaatatgaatcaacagtgtgatgctgttgcaaaaaaagcaaacatgattctgggatgtattaacaggtgtgttgtgagcaagacacgagaagtcactcttccgctctactctgctctggttaggcctcagctggagtattgtgtccagttctgggcaccgcattttaaaaaagatgtggagaaattggaaagggtccagagaagagcaacaagaatgattaaaggtcttgagaacatgacctatgaaggaaggctgaaagaattgggtttgtttagtttggaaaagagaagactgagaagggacatgatagtttttaggtatctaaaagggtgtcataaggaggagggagaaaacttgttcaccttagcctctaaggatagaacaagaagcaatgggcttaaactgcagcaagggaggtctaggttggacattaggaaaaagttcctaactgtcagggtggttaaacactggaataaattgcctagggaggttgtggaatctccatctctggaaatatttaagagtaggttagataaatgtctatcagggatggtctagacagtatttggtcctgccatgctggcaggggactggactcgaagacttcgaggtcccttccagtcctagaatctattcaACCCCAACCCTTTTCTCTTTACAGCTGCTTTTCTCCAGGAAAGCACCCTTTGCAGACACCTAACCCCCCCGTGAACAgacagggaaaccgaggcacagagcagggagggctcTGCTCTGAGACCAGCAAGTCAATcgaagagccaggaagagaagccaggagtcctagGTCTCAGTGGCCAGCCcatgccccagcacccccagtggCCGTATGCCACACACCCTCTGTTTGAGCCAGCCCTGGAGAAAACTGCTCCACTCACCCTCGAACATGGGCACTGCCGGGCTGGGCTCCATCACCGGCTCCTCCAGGGATTCGCTCTCGGCTCTGAGCTCCTGTGGTTGGTCCAGGGCTTCTGCGGCCAGCCGgcctccatcccctgccccttGCGGAGGGCTCGCCAGCTGGCAGAGAGCCTCGCCATTGGGGCGCGGTAGCTCCCCCTGCTGCCCGGGATCCTCTCTCCTCACGCCCAAGGGCTGCTTGCGCAGGCACCGGGCCGCCGCCGACAGGGCCAGTTTCTTTCGAAACGCGTCGTCCTCCGAAAGCTTTTCCAGGATCAGTTGCTTtgggaaaggaagggggagaagggtgTTTGGTTCAGCGCCGTCAGCGGAAGGAGACCCTGTCACAGGGTAACTCACACACACGGCGCTCCTCTGTGGCCAAGCTTCACAGTACGGGCaagtcctgcctcagtttccctttcatcCACTCCAACCTAGTTCTTCCCCTCCTTCCTAGGGGTCTCTGCACAAGCCTTTCTGCAGCTTGGCAGCGTTCTCCCCCTCTAGCCCATCCTGAGAGCTCAttgccagcagctcccagctaAGTTGCCTTTTCTTAAACCAGACCAAGAGGCAGCTGACCAGTCTCAGGcgcactggaccccactccctctTAAAGGGGGCAAGTCACCCCAGACCCACCTTGGCAGCAGTCACCTCCTTGCGGGTCCCCGAGAGGCTGATGAGCCGGGTCAGACACAGGGCGTTGTCCGTCTCCTTCTCACAGACCACTCTGGCCCCCGAGCTGCGGCAGATGGCTCGCACCGTCTCGCCACCCCTGCCTGAGAGGGGCAGTGAGAAGTAGGTTACTCTCTcgtcagcagcagcagaggaactAGAGAACCCAGCCGAAGAAACGGCTCGGAGGGGAATGCCCACTTCCCCCACTCCAGTCACTTTTTTTGTGACCAGAACACAAACGCCTCCAGAAATTTGGGTTTTGGCTGCTCCGTGCCAGGGAGATGATTTTAGCCAAGGACGAATGGCTGCTGGCGGCCAGATGCTGCAGCGATGGGAACCACCATAAGAACTTAGACAGATCCAGCTGCAGTTTTGGAAGGTGCTGGCTCCCGCTCGGCCTACGTCTACCCTGCAATCAAAGCCCCACGGCAGCGCGTCTCAGAACCACCCCTCCagttccagcccaagcctcaGCGTCCACCCTGCTGTTTTTAGCTCTGTAGccctgagcccgagtcagctgacccaggtttTTCATTGCCGCCTACAGGTACAGCTAGCTAGTAACCAGCGCTCCAGCACCGCACTTGGGGTACAGGGCCGGCCTTCGGGTGTGATGCAAACTCCAGGGCCTGGTGTCTCATGCTTTGTGAAAGAGGCAAGGAGCTAAGCCCCATTTTGCTGGCTAAGTTCCGATTGAGGCAACCACAGCCGGGCTTCCTATATTTCTGTGTTACCTCAGATACATCTCTAGCCCCCCACACCAAACTAGCCAAGCACCATGCAGCCTTTAagggtatttatcctcacagccctCCTGTGAGGCATGGCAGGGCTCTTATTGCCactgtacaggtggggaaactgaggcactgagacgAAGTGACTGGcacatggtcacacaggaagtcagtggaggagaagggacttgaacccagatctctcacAGCCCAAGCCAGTTTCCAGCTGGTCAGGGCACAGTCTCCTTCCCCCCAAGTGTCTCCGTTGGACAGAAGCAGCGTTCTACCCCAGAGATGTCAGTCCTGTGGCCGGCGATTCACCCTAGCTTTATAATACAGGCTTCCAAAGTACACTAGGATCAAAGGTGCAAAATAAAGGTTCTTAGATTTGAGATGCTGCAGTTTGATAAACTGAAGCAGCTCAGTTTTTTCTTGTCACCCTAAGGAGCCAATGAGTGGAGAATGAGATAACTATTTAATCCCGGGCTCTGGATGCAGATTTATTGCTATGTCTCAATATTTCTCCCCAGCGCCCCTGCCCGGGAACAGCAAGTTCTGGTCAACAGACAGAAGCAGTATTTCGCAGTCGCCGTGTTTCACCACAGCTGCGGTCAGTGCTTCTGGAGCAGCTGTACAAACCAGCCCCCGGGTCATTTTTGCCCAGGCCCCTTGCATTTCTTCTGGTGGCTAATGGGAAGTGGGGGGCACGGTTAAGTCTCTAGACAGTTACCGATAATCCTGCCGACGGCTCTCTGCGGCACAAAGAACTGCTCTGACACGGGGGCGTTGTCCACCAGGATCTGGTGAATAGCCGCTTTCGCTCGGCACACCTGGACGGGGAAGCCACTGATCAGCAGCACCCGCTCCTCACCGGAGTCCTCCACTTCCACATCGATGCGAGCGCCGGTCTCCTTCCTCAGCTGTGGAGACACGGGACACAGAAGTCTAGCACGGTTCTCACGCAGAGGGGATGGTTTAGCAGCCTGAGCATCACCCTTAAAACTCAGCCCCCTTGGAAGTGCCATCGATTCAGGCCTTTGGGCCTGTTAGAGTGGGTGGACCTTTAAAAGCCAAGGGATGGGCATTAAGATCCAGTGGCACATTTTATAGCAGTATTGCCCTCCCCTGGCATCTGTGCCCAaatcttcccctccccaggctgctgggCCGGTTGCCAACCTGGCTGCAGCAGCTTATACAAAGGGTTTGCAAAGATCTTTGGGATCCTCCGGGATGGAGcaagaggggcgggggggaagaataCACTGAAGCCAATGGTAGGGCCGGGCACAGATGCAGGACTCGCTAACCGCTGTCCACTTGCCTGTTTGATACTGGCACCCTGCCGTCCGATGATCAATTTCACAGCCTCCTGGGGGATCTTCATCTCAATTTCAATGTCATCCTCTCCTACGAACGTCAGCCGCTCCTCTGAGCGCAAGCCACAGTAGACAGGTTAAACAGGCTAACATCCACCCCCGAAAGCCATCTTCCCCACAGCCTGAAGGTGGCCAATCCCACTAGTTCAGCAGCTCCAGGACAGGAGAGAAGGGGAATCTGCAAAGCTCGAGAGCAGTGAGACATTTAACTTTTCAGTGCTAAGTCGGTTTGCATTTCCCCCAAGCACCAGGCAGGATCCGGGAAGGaattaggaggagggtgaaagGATTTTAGTTTCTTGCAGGGATGGTATTATAGAAAGGGCAGAGGAAATTCAGAACAGACAACGCTGCTCAGAAA
Above is a window of Chrysemys picta bellii isolate R12L10 chromosome 20, ASM1138683v2, whole genome shotgun sequence DNA encoding:
- the TDRKH gene encoding tudor and KH domain-containing protein isoform X2, with translation MVCGAELRGMVGWGGSSAFDVTAQRLWPISLGKMSTDQGYWNNLTTLQKIALALGIPASATVMYILYRRYRESREERLTFVGEDDIEIEMKIPQEAVKLIIGRQGASIKQLRKETGARIDVEVEDSGEERVLLISGFPVQVCRAKAAIHQILVDNAPVSEQFFVPQRAVGRIIGRGGETVRAICRSSGARVVCEKETDNALCLTRLISLSGTRKEVTAAKQLILEKLSEDDAFRKKLALSAAARCLRKQPLGVRREDPGQQGELPRPNGEALCQLASPPQGAGDGGRLAAEALDQPQELRAESESLEEPVMEPSPAVPMFEVPSPDFSFHADEHLEVYVSASENPSHFWIQIVGSRSLQLDKLTGEMSQYYGSSSQSPEFPNVRVGDIVAAPYADHGAWYRARVLGTLENGNLDLYYVDFGDNGEAPLEALRALRSDFLSLPFQAIECSLAGIAPAGEQWEEDALDEFDRLTCCAEWKPLLAKISSYVQSGVCTWPRIQLYDTSHGQSLDIGEELVRLGHAVRCPQEEADAAGDGAPQLGKEATAEAFQKMLGNAAGTSLESLLSETCVSLSDNSIEQLRSDTEPTEPPSQKTVMPSLWSLRISAPSCPLGDSEALALPAGGEKQNGSGGCSSEGASEVGRSLRATGSHAADATWTSSPADCTHLAACSGEASPISLSGKGSSTSNASFPTTLASGDSSCYSPRGYFYYLSTSEEWSNSSVFCSGSGSAGDSLQSPVLISSSDSEGEEEEGGLRARRRGTEGTMDG
- the TDRKH gene encoding tudor and KH domain-containing protein isoform X3; translation: MSTDQGYWNNLTTLQKIALALGIPASATVMYILYRRYRESREERLTFVGEDDIEIEMKIPQEAVKLIIGRQGASIKQLRKETGARIDVEVEDSGEERVLLISGFPVQVCRAKAAIHQILVDNAPVSEQFFVPQRAVGRIIGRGGETVRAICRSSGARVVCEKETDNALCLTRLISLSGTRKEVTAAKQLILEKLSEDDAFRKKLALSAAARCLRKQPLGVRREDPGQQGELPRPNGEALCQLASPPQGAGDGGRLAAEALDQPQELRAESESLEEPVMEPSPAVPMFEVPSPDFSFHADEHLEVYVSASENPSHFWIQIVGSRSLQLDKLTGEMSQYYGSSSQSPEFPNVRVGDIVAAPYADHGAWYRARVLGTLENGNLDLYYVDFGDNGEAPLEALRALRSDFLSLPFQAIECSLAGIAPAGEQWEEDALDEFDRLTCCAEWKPLLAKISSYVQSGVCTWPRIQLYDTSHGQSLDIGEELVRLGHAVRCPQEEADAAGDGAPQLGKEATAEAFQKMLGNAAGTSLESLLSETCVSLSDNSIEQLRSDTEPTEPPSQKTVMPSLWSLRISAPSCPLGDSEALALPAGGEKQNGSGGCSSEGASEVGRSLRATGSHAADATWTSSPADCTHLAACSGEASPISLSGKGSSTSNASFPTTLASGDSSCYSPRGYFYYLSTSEEWSNSSVFCSGSGSAGDSLQSPVLISSSDSEGEEEEGGLRARRREAASMSGSGDDVLLVEDDSL
- the TDRKH gene encoding tudor and KH domain-containing protein isoform X1, with the protein product MVCGAELRGMVGWGGSSAFDVTAQRLWPISLGKMSTDQGYWNNLTTLQKIALALGIPASATVMYILYRRYRESREERLTFVGEDDIEIEMKIPQEAVKLIIGRQGASIKQLRKETGARIDVEVEDSGEERVLLISGFPVQVCRAKAAIHQILVDNAPVSEQFFVPQRAVGRIIGRGGETVRAICRSSGARVVCEKETDNALCLTRLISLSGTRKEVTAAKQLILEKLSEDDAFRKKLALSAAARCLRKQPLGVRREDPGQQGELPRPNGEALCQLASPPQGAGDGGRLAAEALDQPQELRAESESLEEPVMEPSPAVPMFEVPSPDFSFHADEHLEVYVSASENPSHFWIQIVGSRSLQLDKLTGEMSQYYGSSSQSPEFPNVRVGDIVAAPYADHGAWYRARVLGTLENGNLDLYYVDFGDNGEAPLEALRALRSDFLSLPFQAIECSLAGIAPAGEQWEEDALDEFDRLTCCAEWKPLLAKISSYVQSGVCTWPRIQLYDTSHGQSLDIGEELVRLGHAVRCPQEEADAAGDGAPQLGKEATAEAFQKMLGNAAGTSLESLLSETCVSLSDNSIEQLRSDTEPTEPPSQKTVMPSLWSLRISAPSCPLGDSEALALPAGGEKQNGSGGCSSEGASEVGRSLRATGSHAADATWTSSPADCTHLAACSGEASPISLSGKGSSTSNASFPTTLASGDSSCYSPRGYFYYLSTSEEWSNSSVFCSGSGSAGDSLQSPVLISSSDSEGEEEEGGLRARRREAASMSGSGDDVLLVEDDSL